A genomic window from Emys orbicularis isolate rEmyOrb1 chromosome 8, rEmyOrb1.hap1, whole genome shotgun sequence includes:
- the LOC135882719 gene encoding 2-5A-dependent ribonuclease-like, whose product MEATGNSLEEVSTCRSETAADKPSLLNDAVRNHSIETVRQLLKEGADVNSKVEGGWTPLHSAVQDAQEEIVDLLLEKGADPCARKKNGATPFLVAGIVGNVRLLELFLSKGSEINEYDDNGFTAFMEAAGYGNEDALRFLYSNGADVNLRRVVNEEKRTLNKGGATALMDAAREGHLSVINILVSEMKADINICDNQDRNALIHAFLPSDNKTRESILLIVHFLLDCGVDVNRRDEHGKTTLILAVEMRSLDLVKALLEKNEVDINDADREGKTALMIAVEKNYYEIAKLLCERGARTDLGDLIGIVNRKYNKKMADLLRQYGAKAGPSQPQDWEPTSKRWGEQLKVLYNMYRPMIGKLKILQHNDFRIQRTSQGGIYLGLYDGKEVAVKIFCIGTEIAKQEKMCLEQCLTSNHLVKLFGAEEKKPCLYLCLSLCEKNLEEHLSASENEVNCKGVLKTLFEAVQELHMFGFGHQDLHPRNILIDAAGKVRLADFDKSKRLSEGQKDDVIIKDLKALRKLVLYVVTVGKVPFEENHRDDLDASCPEDVQDYVEIADLRKSLVSPDEGSPVENLLRDLIQHPFFWSKQTRYRFLRDVGNESDIKTRNTKHHNNESEILKALNCDEHPLQQWTEQIDKLVLDSMLIPFNNNKKNQNKNKKKPYENYVTDLLKFIRNMGEHFDEKEEKVKEIIKEPSEYFLNLFPELTVYVYKCLRSIQHHRHFPSPQSLSQL is encoded by the exons ATGGAGGCCACTGGTAACAGCCTGGAGGAGGTATCGACCTGCAGAAGTGAAACAGCGGCAGACAAACCCTCTCTGCTAAACGATGCTGTCCGAAACCATTCAATAGAGACAGTCCGGCAGCTGTTGAAGGAAGGAGCAGATGTTAATTCCAAGGTAGAAGGTGGTTGGACACCTCTGCACAGCGCTGTacaggatgctcaggaagagatCGTTGATCTTCTGCTGGAGAAGGGTGCTGATCCGTGTGCTAGGAAGAAAAACGGTGCCACTCCCTTTCTTGTAGCAGGGATAGTGGGAAATGTGAGACTTTTAGAGCTCTTCCTTTCTAAGGGGTCAGAAATCAATGAGTATGATGACAATGGTTTCACAGCTTTTATGGAGGCTGCTGGCTATGGGAATGAAGATGCCTTAAGATTCTTGTACAGTAATGGGGCAGATGTGAATTTGCGGAGGGTGGTTAACGAGGAGAAAAGGACACTGAATAAAGGGGGGGCAACAGCCCTGATGGATGCTGCCAGGGAGGGCCACCTCTCAGTCATAAACATTCTTGTCAGTGAGATGAAGGCTGACATTAACATCTGTGACAACCAGGACAGGAATGCTTTAATCCATGCCTTCCTTCCAAGTGATAACAAAACAAGGGAGTCAATTCTCCTGATAGTTCATTTCCTGCTGGATTGTGGTGTTGATGTGAACAGAAGAGATGAACATGGGAAAACTACCCTCATCCTGGCAGTCGAGATGCGAAGTTTGGATTTGGTGAAAGCTTTATTGGAGAAGAATGAAGTTGACATCAATGATGCTGACAGAGAGGGCAAAACAGCACTGATGATAGCTGTAGAGAAAAACTATTATGAAATAGCAAAGCTACTGTGTGAAAGGGGGGCAAGGACTGACCTTGGGGACCTTATTGGGATTGTCAATAGGAAATACAATAAGAAAATGGCAGATCTTCTTCGCCAGTACGGCGCCAAGGCTGGTCCAAGTCAACCTCAAGATTGGGAACCCACCAGCAAACGCTGGGGAGAGCAGCTGAAGGTTCTCTACAACATGTATCGTCCTATGATTGGAAAACTTAAAATCCTCCAACATAATGATTTCAGGATTCAGAGAACCTCCCAAGGGGGCATCTATCTGGGACTCTATGATGGTAAAGAGGTGGCTGTGAAGATATTCTGCATTGGCACAGAAATTGCTAAACAAGAGAAAATGTGCCTTGAACAATGTCTGACCAGCAACCATTTAGTAAAGCTTTTTGGTGCTGAGGAAAAGAAACCCTGCCTGTACTTGTGCCTCTCGCTCTGTGAGAAGAACCTTGAAGAACACCTGAGTGCATCAGAGAATGAAGTGAATTGCAAGGGTGTTCTTAAGACACTCTTTGAGGCAGTTCAAGAACTACACATGTTTGGATTTGGCCATCAGGATCTACACCCACGTAATATTTTGATAG ATGCTGCTGGTAAAGTTCGCTTAGCAGATTTTGATAAGAGCAAAAGATTGAGTGAAGGACAGAAGGATGATGTTATAATCAAAGACCTGAAG GCGCTCAGAAAGCTGGTCCTGTATGTTGTAACAGTGGGTAAGGTCCCCTTTGAGGAAAATCATAGAGACGATTTGGATGCAAGTTGTCCAGAGGATGTGCAGGACTATGTGGAGATTGCAGACCTTAGGAAAAGTCTGGTCTCCCCTGATGAAGGAAGCCCAGTTGAGAACCTGCTGAGAGACTTGATCCAACATCCCTTTTTCTGGAGCAAGCAGAC CAGGTACAGGTTCCTGAGAGACGTTGGGAATGAGAGCGATATCAAAACACGCAACACCAAGCATCACAACAATGAGAGTGAGATTCTGAAAGCTTTGAATTGTGATGAGCACCCTTTGCAGCAGTGGACTGAGCAG ATTGACAAATTGGTTCTGGACAGCATGTTGATCCCcttcaacaacaacaagaagaaccagaacaagaacaaaaagaaaCCGTATGAAAACTATGTCACGGACCTACTGAAGTTCATCAGGAACATGGGCGAGCACTTTGATGAGAAGGAAGAAAA GGTCAAGGAAATAATCAAGGAGCCCTCGGAGTATTTCCTGAACCTATTTCCAGAATTGACAGTTTATGTCTACAAGTGTTTACGCAGCATACAGCATCATAGACATTTTCCAAGCCCTCAGAGTCTTTCTCAGCTGTAG